CGACGGTCATGATCGCTCCTCTCCGGCGACGGCGAGGAGCCGTTCCGCCTCCTCGTGGGACAGCCCATCCACCTCGATCACCTTGTCGCGAGACGCGGCACCGGCGACGACGCGAACCGCCGGACGCCCGAGCCCGAGCGATCCGGCGACGAGAGCGACCACCTCGGCATTCGCGCGGCCCTTCTCGGGCGGCGCGGCGACGCGCACCTTCCACCCCTCCCCGTAGCGGCCGACCACGGCCGAGCGGCCCGCTCCCGGGGAGACGCGCATTCGCAGCCTGGTGAGGCGGGGCTCCATCGCCCCTTAGGATAGACGCGCTACCCGGCGAGCTTGCGCAGACCAGGATCCGTGCGCTCCTCCGGGGGCTGCGCGGCCGGGAACGCGGGCGCGGCGCCGACGTGGGGCGAGCGGCTCTCCGGCACAGTC
This portion of the Gaiella occulta genome encodes:
- a CDS encoding DUF167 domain-containing protein, which encodes MEPRLTRLRMRVSPGAGRSAVVGRYGEGWKVRVAAPPEKGRANAEVVALVAGSLGLGRPAVRVVAGAASRDKVIEVDGLSHEEAERLLAVAGEERS